A genomic stretch from Sulfurimonas sediminis includes:
- a CDS encoding 5-(carboxyamino)imidazole ribonucleotide synthase — translation MDKNFNYSNLKLGIIGGGQLGRIMSHKAKKMGFHVTILDPTFNCPAAQVSDKHILGGFYDKEKLEQLVQETDVTTFELEHVDTSILKELFDHGHIIHPSPYIIELIQNKYEQKKLLDKKGVPVPAYKDVKKEEDLAAFGFPVIQKAKMGGYDGKGVQMLKSEADVKNALQTESFIEELVDIDKELAVIVARNIEGQIKCYPVVEMLFDERVNICDIVMAPAKISKETADKSREISIEAIKALDGVGIFAVELFLTKKGEILVNEIAPRPHNSGHYTVEACATSQFEQIIRAVTNLPLGSTKLISPAVMINLLGEEGYEGEPFIEGIHDALEIPELSFHFYGKTFTKPYRKMGHVTILDDDIDQALQKAMQAKDILKIKGSKKI, via the coding sequence ATGGATAAAAATTTTAACTACTCAAATTTGAAACTCGGAATTATCGGAGGCGGGCAATTGGGCAGAATCATGTCTCACAAAGCAAAAAAGATGGGCTTTCATGTAACGATACTTGACCCCACATTCAACTGTCCCGCAGCACAGGTTTCAGACAAGCATATCCTTGGTGGATTTTATGACAAAGAGAAGCTTGAACAGTTAGTACAAGAGACAGATGTGACAACTTTTGAATTGGAACATGTAGACACTTCTATACTTAAAGAGCTGTTTGATCATGGGCATATCATTCACCCATCTCCTTATATTATCGAGCTCATTCAAAATAAATATGAGCAAAAAAAGCTGCTTGACAAAAAAGGTGTTCCTGTTCCTGCCTATAAAGATGTGAAGAAAGAGGAAGATTTGGCTGCCTTTGGATTTCCTGTTATCCAAAAAGCAAAGATGGGCGGTTATGACGGAAAGGGTGTGCAAATGCTAAAATCTGAAGCAGATGTCAAAAATGCACTCCAGACCGAGTCATTTATTGAAGAGCTTGTAGATATAGACAAGGAGCTGGCCGTAATTGTCGCGAGGAATATTGAAGGCCAGATAAAATGTTATCCTGTGGTTGAAATGCTTTTTGATGAGAGGGTAAACATTTGTGACATTGTGATGGCTCCTGCAAAAATCTCAAAAGAAACTGCAGACAAATCAAGAGAAATTTCTATTGAAGCCATCAAAGCCTTAGACGGTGTCGGAATTTTTGCTGTTGAATTGTTTCTGACAAAAAAAGGCGAGATTTTGGTCAATGAAATAGCACCACGTCCTCATAATTCTGGGCACTATACAGTCGAAGCCTGTGCAACATCACAGTTTGAACAGATTATTCGGGCCGTTACAAACCTGCCTTTGGGCTCTACCAAGCTTATTTCTCCGGCTGTTATGATTAATTTGCTCGGAGAAGAGGGGTACGAGGGAGAACCTTTTATAGAAGGGATTCATGATGCATTGGAGATTCCGGAGCTCTCTTTTCATTTTTACGGAAAAACCTTTACGAAACCATATAGAAAGATGGGACATGTAACAATCCTTGATGATGATATTGATCAGGCACTGCAAAAAGCGATGCAGGCAAAAGATATTCTAAAAATAAAAGGAAGTAAAAAGATATGA
- the argF gene encoding ornithine carbamoyltransferase, producing MRHFLTLKDFTKEEILEIIDIGLKIKKELKAGIYNKELEMQTLAMIFEKSSTRTRVSFETGMFQLGGHALFLSSRDIHLGRGEPVKDTARVISSMCDMVMIRTYEHSMIEEFASYSKVPVINGLTDTYHPVQLLADYMTMIEFGVAENAIVAYVGDGNNMTNSWLMLAAKLGFELRIATPKGYEVDSKVLRDALDIAKESGAIIRVMNDPKEAVRGATIVTTDTWASMGQEDEKEQRIKDFKGFMVDGLTMCLAQKDAKFLHCLPAYRGQEVSEELLEDNADIVFAEAENRLHAQKGLMVWLDRQR from the coding sequence GTGAGACATTTTTTAACACTCAAAGATTTTACCAAAGAAGAGATTTTAGAAATTATAGATATCGGCCTGAAAATAAAAAAAGAGCTCAAAGCGGGTATTTACAATAAAGAATTAGAGATGCAGACACTTGCTATGATCTTTGAAAAGAGTTCAACAAGAACGCGTGTAAGTTTTGAAACAGGCATGTTTCAGCTTGGGGGGCATGCGCTTTTTCTCTCTAGCCGTGATATTCATTTGGGACGGGGAGAACCTGTAAAAGATACGGCAAGAGTCATTTCGAGCATGTGTGACATGGTTATGATACGCACCTATGAGCATTCTATGATTGAAGAGTTTGCTTCTTACTCAAAAGTACCGGTTATTAACGGACTTACTGATACCTATCATCCCGTGCAGCTTTTGGCTGATTATATGACGATGATTGAATTTGGAGTTGCCGAAAATGCAATTGTTGCCTACGTCGGTGACGGAAACAATATGACAAACTCATGGTTGATGCTTGCTGCAAAACTGGGCTTTGAATTACGCATTGCAACACCAAAGGGATATGAAGTGGACAGTAAGGTTCTTCGAGATGCTTTGGATATAGCAAAAGAGAGCGGTGCGATTATCAGGGTGATGAATGACCCGAAAGAGGCAGTGCGCGGGGCTACAATTGTCACAACAGATACATGGGCTTCAATGGGTCAAGAGGATGAAAAAGAGCAGCGAATCAAAGATTTTAAAGGTTTTATGGTTGACGGACTGACGATGTGTCTTGCGCAAAAAGATGCAAAATTTTTACACTGTCTGCCGGCGTATCGCGGGCAGGAAGTCAGTGAGGAGTTGCTTGAAGACAATGCGGATATAGTGTTTGCAGAGGCTGAGAACAGACTGCATGCACAAAAAGGGCTTATGGTCTGGCTTGACAGACAAAGGTAA